Proteins encoded by one window of Chthonomonadales bacterium:
- a CDS encoding beta-galactosidase, whose protein sequence is MATRPPHARIARMNGIATLVVDGHPFLLLGAQCDIWRSTRQDEKTVAFFDGFRQMNATAVSVGIPWSMIEPAKDAYDFRFLDWFVRQARARGLRLVVNLFNTNVCGKVEETSGSSAYPAYTPAYILSDPATYTRMVLPSAWRYVSGGPPMCPNDPDTLERERRLVARVAEHLRDTDTHRTVIMLQIDNEFYYQQWDGERPASGSAEEKAVRCHCPYCEARWASGGYASGEEFMFRSFADYVRVLTDSIAAIYRLPMYVNSPWWPPHIIPYFLDRCPNLDLVGIDGVLTPREPNMLSLSQVGRNVPFAAENPTENPEVRMNLDVLPYYTVVGRPGLGSLLWESHAPHTVVDDPDARRRYAAALYPIKHAQVPIARARGTGNLLAWYVLREVAAEVTTDVFGNFVPLRKSDRVVARARTFVREGKQTRAVESDELTASLGELTVGVSGSAAGIVVRRGPRELVLAVPGGRVTLGPVGAVQAEEGRFEADRWVAERPFAVQRVGSLVVFEVREPAVIRVKYRPDP, encoded by the coding sequence ATGGCAACCCGGCCGCCGCACGCCCGCATCGCGAGGATGAACGGCATCGCCACGCTCGTCGTGGACGGCCACCCCTTCCTCCTCTTGGGCGCGCAGTGCGACATATGGCGCAGCACTCGCCAGGATGAGAAGACCGTCGCCTTCTTCGACGGCTTCCGCCAGATGAACGCGACCGCCGTCTCGGTCGGCATTCCCTGGTCGATGATCGAGCCGGCGAAGGACGCCTACGACTTCCGATTCCTCGACTGGTTCGTCCGACAGGCCCGGGCCCGCGGGCTCAGGCTGGTCGTCAACCTGTTCAACACGAACGTCTGCGGCAAGGTGGAGGAAACCTCCGGCTCCTCGGCCTACCCCGCCTACACGCCAGCCTACATCCTCTCGGACCCGGCGACGTACACGCGCATGGTGCTGCCGAGCGCGTGGCGCTACGTGTCCGGCGGCCCGCCTATGTGCCCGAATGACCCCGACACCCTGGAGCGCGAGCGCCGACTGGTGGCGCGCGTTGCCGAGCACCTGCGCGACACGGACACCCACCGCACCGTCATCATGCTCCAGATCGACAACGAGTTCTACTATCAGCAGTGGGACGGCGAGCGACCGGCCAGTGGCAGCGCGGAGGAGAAGGCCGTGCGATGCCACTGCCCGTACTGTGAGGCCCGGTGGGCGAGCGGCGGCTACGCCAGCGGCGAGGAGTTCATGTTTCGAAGCTTCGCGGACTACGTGAGAGTGCTGACCGACTCCATCGCCGCCATCTACCGCCTGCCCATGTACGTGAACAGCCCGTGGTGGCCTCCGCACATCATTCCCTATTTCCTCGATCGGTGTCCGAACCTGGACCTGGTCGGCATCGATGGCGTCCTCACGCCGCGAGAGCCCAACATGCTCTCCCTCTCGCAGGTCGGGCGCAACGTGCCTTTCGCAGCCGAGAACCCCACCGAGAACCCCGAGGTGCGCATGAACCTGGACGTCCTGCCGTACTACACCGTGGTGGGGCGGCCGGGTCTGGGTAGCCTGCTGTGGGAGTCTCACGCGCCGCACACCGTGGTCGACGACCCGGACGCCAGGCGCCGCTACGCCGCAGCGCTCTACCCGATCAAGCACGCGCAGGTCCCGATCGCTCGGGCGCGCGGCACCGGGAACCTCCTCGCATGGTACGTGCTGCGTGAGGTCGCCGCCGAGGTGACGACCGACGTGTTCGGCAACTTCGTGCCCCTGAGGAAGTCGGACAGGGTGGTTGCGAGGGCTCGCACGTTCGTGCGCGAGGGCAAGCAGACGCGCGCCGTGGAGTCGGACGAGTTGACCGCATCGCTCGGGGAGCTGACGGTGGGGGTGAGCGGCTCGGCGGCCGGCATCGTGGTTCGGCGCGGCCCTCGCGAGCTGGTGCTCGCGGTGCCCGGGGGCCGCGTTACGCTCGGCCCTGTCGGCGCGGTTCAGGCCGAGGAGGGCCGGTTCGAGGCAGATCGGTGGGTGGCCGAGCGGCCGTTCGCCGTGCAGCGCGTTGGCTCGCTGGTCGTCTTCGAGGTGCGGGAGCCGGCGGTCATCCGGGTGAAGTACCGGCCGGACCCGTGA
- a CDS encoding prepilin-type N-terminal cleavage/methylation domain-containing protein — protein sequence MRRSSRAFTLIELLVVIAIIAILAAILFPVFAQARSKARQASCLSNLKQVGLAAMMYAQDYDETLVLPYRWHPETWGACANKFTYWPSKLLPYTRNEGVLLSPGYANVSQIWDWYCSDNVANADWTRNQLKVSYIMNSLENWGPAPFASAYGGWAWNVDGQRHDGLRWWDDPTLSSVVVPAQFILVTNGATPESYNGCHLDMGLFRGWCGSSMVGRGGTDPNPDTTGVFNGSINVLWFDGHVKSRRWGQTLPHEWTTQDDEAVDPYLHP from the coding sequence ATGAGGCGATCGTCCAGAGCCTTCACGCTCATCGAGCTACTCGTCGTGATCGCGATCATCGCGATCCTTGCAGCCATCCTGTTTCCGGTGTTCGCTCAGGCGCGCAGCAAGGCCCGCCAGGCAAGCTGCCTGAGCAACCTCAAGCAGGTTGGACTGGCCGCCATGATGTACGCCCAGGATTACGACGAGACGCTCGTCCTGCCCTACCGCTGGCACCCAGAGACCTGGGGAGCCTGCGCCAACAAGTTCACCTATTGGCCCTCCAAGCTGCTGCCCTACACCAGGAACGAGGGCGTGCTGCTCTCGCCCGGCTACGCCAACGTCAGCCAGATCTGGGACTGGTACTGCAGCGACAACGTCGCCAACGCCGACTGGACTCGGAATCAGCTGAAGGTCTCCTACATCATGAACTCGCTTGAGAACTGGGGACCGGCGCCCTTCGCCTCGGCCTATGGCGGCTGGGCGTGGAACGTGGACGGGCAGCGCCACGACGGCCTGCGCTGGTGGGATGACCCCACCCTGAGCAGTGTCGTGGTGCCCGCGCAGTTCATCCTCGTCACCAACGGCGCCACGCCGGAGTCGTACAACGGCTGCCACCTGGACATGGGTCTGTTCCGTGGCTGGTGCGGGTCCAGCATGGTCGGCCGAGGAGGCACGGACCCCAACCCGGACACCACCGGGGTCTTCAACGGGTCGATCAACGTGCTCTGGTTCGACGGGCACGTCAAATCGCGGCGGTGGGGGCAGACCCTCCCGCACGAGTGGACGACCCAGGACGACGAGGCGGTGGATCCCTACCTGCACCCATAG
- a CDS encoding LacI family DNA-binding transcriptional regulator, with amino-acid sequence MAATRRPTRNDVARQAGVSGWTVSQVLNGRTNVSIAETTRARVLAAAEKIGYRPNHTARSLATGSTHIVSVWAGCLSPFYATVVTHIRAQARPRGFRILISDIEEVSSITSPGTQDGIIAIEYPERADVYLATHPESRAPLVSVGAHFLAHADHVGVDLYAGAREAVEHLLALGVRRLGMVRPALPVSQIEPRASAYDAAMERAARAPEHIVTGAARAEARGAIREYVARYGCPDGLFCHNDDLAIGVYRGLRDLGIRVPEQVALVGCDGIEAAEYLDCPLTTIEQPVERMCALAWQFLERRMADPAIDAQQVLLSPRLVVRDSSRRS; translated from the coding sequence ATGGCGGCCACCAGACGCCCAACTCGAAATGACGTCGCCAGACAGGCCGGCGTCTCCGGATGGACCGTCTCCCAGGTCCTCAACGGACGCACCAACGTCTCCATCGCGGAGACCACGCGGGCGCGCGTGCTGGCCGCCGCCGAGAAGATCGGCTACCGGCCCAACCACACCGCCCGATCGCTGGCGACCGGGAGCACCCACATCGTCTCCGTGTGGGCCGGCTGCCTGTCCCCATTCTACGCGACGGTCGTGACGCACATTCGCGCGCAGGCTCGGCCGCGCGGCTTTCGCATCCTGATCTCCGACATCGAAGAGGTGTCGTCCATCACCTCCCCCGGGACCCAGGACGGCATCATCGCCATCGAGTACCCGGAGAGAGCCGACGTCTACCTTGCCACCCATCCCGAGTCGCGTGCGCCCCTGGTCAGCGTCGGCGCGCACTTCCTGGCCCACGCCGACCACGTGGGCGTCGACCTGTACGCGGGCGCCCGCGAGGCCGTGGAGCACCTCCTGGCGCTGGGCGTCCGACGGCTGGGCATGGTGCGGCCCGCCCTGCCGGTCTCCCAGATCGAGCCGCGCGCCAGCGCCTACGACGCCGCGATGGAGCGGGCGGCACGGGCGCCCGAGCACATCGTGACGGGCGCCGCGCGCGCCGAAGCCCGCGGGGCGATCCGCGAGTATGTGGCCCGATACGGCTGCCCCGACGGCCTGTTCTGTCACAACGACGACCTTGCCATCGGCGTCTACCGCGGCCTGCGCGACCTGGGAATCCGGGTCCCCGAGCAGGTTGCTCTCGTCGGCTGCGATGGAATCGAGGCCGCCGAGTACCTGGATTGCCCACTCACCACCATCGAGCAGCCCGTCGAGCGCATGTGCGCGCTGGCCTGGCAGTTTCTGGAGCGGCGCATGGCCGATCCAGCGATCGACGCGCAGCAGGTGCTGCTCTCCCCGCGCCTGGTCGTCCGCGATTCGTCTCGCCGCTCATAG
- a CDS encoding glycoside hydrolase family 2 has translation MARFAGGVPRPEYPRPTMVRQEWANLNGTWEFALDPYNQGLQAGWQHRGPLPDFIVVPFAPQTELSCKSDRNLYDVVWYARDFDVPASWRGRDQCVLLHLGAVDYRTTVWVNGEEVGHNQGGQVPFSLEITPFLKPRGANRLVARVEDRQDPYQPRGKQSVSGIPRGCDYYCTTGIWQTVWMEPVPAVRINEVRITPLVGDDPAEDGLAVAVYLHAPATGWRLQIEALDEGRAVASIDKYTTTATARVSLRIPYARRWSPESPHLYDVRVRLLKGGSIVDEVESYAGVRGVRLRDGRVHLNGEPVFLKMVLDQGYWPDGGMTAPSDEALRADVEWAKRFGFNGVRKHQKVEDPRWLYWCDRLGLMVWGEMANARAWSPRAEEWFLAEWERAVRRSYNHPCIVTWVPLNESWGVPGLREGHPGQYSFVERIVALTRRLDSDRPVVSNDGWEQASVTDIIGIHDYTPTAEKLRRRYRRALRGGPLPREAGGSGHRVWAREAPYYGQPIMLTEVGGFLQHPDAPKDQWDVLYAHYGTFDTPEQLAQLYRGLMQALAEMPFLAGFCYTQLTDIEQERNGLLTYDRQPRVDPEQLAAVHRDLFSQKAWERLEEWRVLQLEPEMVVAMQAGPQTPTRRSR, from the coding sequence TTGGCCCGGTTCGCCGGCGGTGTGCCGCGGCCGGAATACCCTCGCCCCACGATGGTGCGGCAGGAGTGGGCCAACCTCAACGGGACGTGGGAGTTCGCGCTGGACCCCTACAACCAGGGCCTTCAGGCGGGATGGCAGCACCGGGGGCCGTTGCCCGACTTCATCGTGGTCCCGTTCGCCCCGCAGACCGAGCTCTCCTGCAAGAGCGACCGCAATCTCTACGACGTGGTGTGGTACGCTCGCGACTTCGACGTGCCGGCGAGCTGGCGCGGTCGTGACCAGTGCGTGCTGCTGCACCTCGGAGCCGTCGATTACCGCACCACGGTATGGGTGAACGGTGAGGAGGTCGGGCACAACCAGGGCGGCCAGGTCCCGTTCAGCCTCGAGATCACGCCCTTCCTGAAGCCGCGTGGCGCCAACCGGCTCGTCGCGCGCGTGGAGGACCGCCAGGATCCCTACCAGCCACGTGGCAAGCAGTCGGTGAGCGGGATCCCGCGCGGGTGCGACTACTACTGCACCACCGGCATATGGCAGACGGTCTGGATGGAGCCGGTGCCCGCCGTCCGCATTAACGAGGTGCGGATCACGCCGCTCGTCGGCGACGATCCGGCCGAGGATGGCCTGGCAGTGGCCGTCTACCTGCATGCCCCGGCCACCGGCTGGCGCCTCCAGATCGAGGCGCTGGACGAGGGCCGGGCCGTCGCCAGCATCGACAAGTACACGACGACGGCCACCGCCCGCGTCTCGCTCCGTATTCCGTACGCCCGCCGCTGGTCGCCGGAGTCGCCGCACCTCTACGACGTGCGCGTGCGCCTGCTGAAGGGAGGCAGTATCGTCGATGAGGTGGAATCGTACGCCGGGGTACGCGGCGTGCGCCTTCGTGACGGCCGCGTGCACCTCAATGGCGAGCCAGTCTTCCTGAAGATGGTGCTCGACCAGGGTTACTGGCCGGATGGCGGCATGACGGCGCCCTCCGACGAGGCCCTGCGCGCCGACGTGGAGTGGGCGAAGCGGTTCGGGTTCAATGGTGTCCGCAAGCACCAGAAGGTGGAGGACCCGCGCTGGCTCTACTGGTGCGACCGCCTCGGCCTGATGGTGTGGGGCGAGATGGCCAACGCGCGGGCATGGTCGCCGCGCGCGGAGGAGTGGTTCCTGGCGGAGTGGGAGCGCGCGGTGCGCCGCAGCTACAACCACCCGTGCATTGTGACCTGGGTTCCGCTCAACGAGAGCTGGGGCGTTCCGGGCCTCCGGGAGGGCCACCCCGGCCAGTACTCGTTCGTCGAGCGAATCGTGGCCCTGACGCGCCGACTGGACTCGGACCGGCCCGTCGTGAGCAACGACGGCTGGGAGCAGGCAAGCGTCACCGACATCATCGGGATTCACGACTACACGCCGACCGCGGAGAAGCTGCGCCGTCGCTACCGGCGCGCGCTGCGCGGCGGGCCGCTGCCGCGCGAGGCCGGAGGCTCCGGACATCGAGTCTGGGCGCGCGAAGCCCCCTACTACGGCCAGCCCATCATGCTGACCGAGGTCGGCGGCTTCCTGCAGCACCCGGACGCCCCGAAGGACCAGTGGGACGTGCTCTATGCCCACTACGGCACCTTCGACACGCCCGAGCAGCTCGCGCAGCTCTACCGCGGCCTGATGCAGGCCCTGGCGGAGATGCCGTTCCTGGCTGGCTTCTGCTACACACAGCTCACCGACATTGAGCAGGAGCGAAATGGCCTGCTGACCTACGACCGTCAGCCCAGGGTCGATCCCGAGCAGCTAGCCGCAGTCCACCGCGATCTCTTCTCGCAGAAGGCGTGGGAGCGGCTCGAGGAGTGGCGCGTGCTGCAGCTCGAGCCTGAGATGGTGGTGGCCATGCAGGCCGGCCCGCAGACGCCCACGCGGCGCTCGCGGTAG
- a CDS encoding phytanoyl-CoA dioxygenase family protein, protein MHEEHARQFERDGYAVVRGLFAADEADRLRDHFMLLREAGAYPGDSAGVDSLASDPLKRYPRMIHMHRWDETSLRWLLDPRICAVLTALLGREPFAVQTMLYFKPPGARGQALHQDQYYLRAAPGTCMAAWLALDACDEANGCMRVVPGSHRWPMLCAEKADTAVSFTDVTVPLLPEHEVRPVPLAPGDTLLFNGALVHGSYPNATPDRFRRALIGHYIEGQADRVASYYHPVLRMDGAEVELGNSTGGGQCGVWVDRGAGPDVEMRETVEAP, encoded by the coding sequence ATGCATGAGGAGCACGCACGGCAGTTCGAGCGCGACGGCTACGCCGTGGTGCGCGGCCTCTTCGCGGCCGACGAGGCGGACCGACTCCGCGACCACTTCATGCTGCTCCGCGAGGCGGGCGCCTACCCGGGCGACTCGGCCGGCGTCGACAGCCTCGCGTCCGACCCGCTGAAGCGCTACCCGCGCATGATCCACATGCACCGATGGGACGAGACGAGCCTGCGCTGGCTCCTTGACCCGCGCATCTGCGCCGTGCTCACCGCGCTGCTCGGGCGCGAGCCCTTCGCCGTCCAGACTATGCTCTATTTCAAGCCGCCTGGCGCGCGCGGGCAGGCCCTCCACCAGGACCAGTACTACCTGCGCGCGGCGCCCGGAACCTGCATGGCGGCCTGGCTGGCGCTCGACGCCTGCGACGAGGCGAACGGATGTATGCGCGTGGTGCCCGGCAGCCATCGCTGGCCCATGCTCTGCGCCGAGAAGGCCGACACGGCCGTCAGCTTCACCGACGTGACCGTACCCCTGCTTCCCGAGCATGAGGTCCGGCCCGTGCCCCTCGCCCCGGGCGACACGCTGCTCTTCAACGGCGCCCTGGTGCATGGGAGCTACCCGAACGCCACGCCAGACCGCTTTCGCCGCGCGCTGATCGGCCACTACATCGAAGGTCAGGCCGACCGCGTCGCCTCCTACTACCATCCGGTGCTCCGCATGGACGGGGCCGAGGTGGAGCTCGGGAACAGCACCGGCGGGGGGCAGTGCGGCGTGTGGGTGGACCGCGGCGCCGGGCCGGACGTGGAGATGCGCGAGACCGTCGAAGCGCCATAG
- a CDS encoding zinc-binding dehydrogenase: MRILQVGRGGRCEMLDVPVPEPGPGQVLMRVEAVTTCPQWDLHLRHGEPMFIGHRFIYPYTPGQPGHEATGRIESVGPGVEGLCPGERVSAWRDPGHDRPGCYAQFVLLEAEGVIPVPDIPLEATAPVELAMCVGATFLVLRQMGVLAGRRFGVSGLGPAGLVAAQMARAEGASHVVGFDLSPGRRDLAARLGVDAVYDPREAPTDQVPARPARPVIDTAVDCVGTKASVEFLMDRTRDVCALFGVQREDYTFAPRHYASLRLCGYPGHSSEAAEYAVRLVTEGRLDLASLVTHRLPLERYVEGVDLLERQEAIKVCFDPWAPRA, translated from the coding sequence ATGAGGATCCTCCAGGTGGGCCGTGGCGGCCGGTGCGAGATGCTGGACGTGCCCGTGCCGGAGCCGGGGCCGGGGCAGGTGCTGATGCGCGTGGAGGCCGTCACCACATGCCCGCAGTGGGACCTCCACCTGCGCCATGGCGAGCCCATGTTCATCGGCCATCGCTTCATTTACCCGTACACGCCCGGCCAGCCGGGCCACGAGGCGACGGGCCGCATCGAGTCCGTGGGCCCCGGCGTCGAGGGCCTGTGCCCCGGCGAGCGGGTCAGCGCCTGGCGCGACCCGGGGCACGATCGACCCGGCTGCTACGCGCAGTTCGTCCTGCTGGAGGCCGAGGGCGTGATCCCGGTGCCGGACATTCCGCTGGAGGCCACGGCGCCCGTAGAGCTCGCTATGTGCGTGGGCGCCACCTTCCTTGTTCTGCGCCAGATGGGGGTCCTGGCCGGCCGGCGGTTCGGCGTGAGCGGCCTGGGCCCCGCCGGCCTTGTGGCCGCCCAGATGGCCCGCGCGGAGGGCGCCTCCCACGTCGTCGGGTTCGACCTCTCGCCGGGCCGCCGCGACCTCGCCGCGCGGTTGGGCGTCGACGCCGTCTACGACCCGCGCGAGGCGCCCACCGACCAGGTCCCTGCACGTCCCGCGCGGCCGGTCATCGACACGGCCGTGGACTGCGTCGGCACAAAGGCCTCGGTCGAGTTTCTGATGGATCGGACGCGCGACGTCTGCGCCCTTTTCGGTGTCCAGCGCGAGGACTACACCTTCGCCCCGCGCCACTACGCGTCGTTGCGCCTCTGCGGCTATCCTGGCCACAGTAGCGAGGCCGCCGAGTACGCTGTGCGCCTGGTGACGGAGGGCCGGTTGGACCTGGCGTCCCTCGTCACGCACCGCCTGCCACTCGAGCGCTACGTCGAGGGCGTCGACCTGCTGGAGCGCCAGGAAGCGATCAAGGTCTGCTTCGATCCCTGGGCACCGCGAGCCTGA